A single genomic interval of Sceloporus undulatus isolate JIND9_A2432 ecotype Alabama chromosome 2, SceUnd_v1.1, whole genome shotgun sequence harbors:
- the LOC121924294 gene encoding KRAB domain-containing protein ZNF747-like: MAEKEKCHFESSPKQWPKWITQGRGGMSPSMRGGRRTESMCTRTSLHPDGFKTASGRLAQVTFEEVAVDFTEEEWALMDPGQRALHREVMEEIVGALSSLSKAPSFL; this comes from the exons ATGGCTGAGAAGGAGAAATGTCATTTTGAATCCAGTCCAAAGCAGTGGCCCAAGTGGATCACACAAGGCAGAGGAGGAATGTCCCCTTCAATGA gaGGTGGAAGAAGGACTGAATCTATGTGTACAAGGACATCTCTTCATCCTGATGGATTCAAAACAGCTTCTGGGAGACTAGCTCAG gtgacctttgaggaAGTGGCTGTGGATTTCACAGAGGAGGAGTGGGCCCTGATGGATCCAGGCCAAAGAGCCCTTCATCGGGAAGTGATGGAGGAGATTGTGGGGGCCCTGTCCTCTCTGAGTAAGGCTCCATCTTTCTTGTGA